In one Amaranthus tricolor cultivar Red isolate AtriRed21 chromosome 8, ASM2621246v1, whole genome shotgun sequence genomic region, the following are encoded:
- the LOC130820925 gene encoding uncharacterized protein LOC130820925 translates to MYECYARLGQQEPQGGNHRGFPQQRFGNGRSGNDTGNGNQNGQPQGNARNENFPRQRGSQGGTTLVSHNYGRLSAVNAREAAQVSDVVTSTFCINSKFKDLGLENPKKTSFSVANPSGETSHCSMLFRGASVNIGKTKFSSDLFSLEMEGLDVILGMDWLGRYKAVIDCEGQSVTLSGPRGEKFKYRKFPKGPKGQPWFFCSISKVEVRKVRIDDIPVVRDFKDVFPKELPGMPPKRDVDFSIDLVPRTGPISKAPYLMAPKEMEELKVQLEELLKKGYIDLASLPGEPRYYL, encoded by the exons ATGTATGAGTGTTATGCTCGATTGGGACAACAAGAACCTCAAGGGGGGAATCACAGAGGTTTTCCACAACAACGCTTCGGTAATGGTCGAAGTGGCAATGACACGGGAAATGGAAATCAAAACGGT CAACCTCAAGGGAATGCTAGGAATGAGAACTTTCCTAGACAACGAGGTAGTCAAGGAGGCACTACGCTAGTCTCTCACAATTATGGCAGACTATCAGCAGTTAACGCTAGGGAAGCAGCACAAGTGTCCGATGTGGTCACAAGTActttttgcatcaattcaaa ATTTAAAGACTTAGGATTGGAAAATCCCAAGAAAACATCTTTCTCAGTCGCTAATCCTTCCGGAGAGACCTCTCATTGTAGTATGTTATTTCGTGGGGCGTCGGTCAATATAGGAAAGACAAAATTCTCGAGTGATTTGTTTTCTTTGGAAATGGAAGGTCTAGATGTAatccttgggatggattggttgggtAGATATAAGGCAGTGATAGATTGTGAGGGACAATCTGTAACGCTAAGCGGACCCCgaggagagaaatttaaatatagGAAGTTTCCTAAGGGACCCAAG GGACAACCATGGTTTTTCtgtagtataagtaaggtgGAGGTGCGGAAGGTTCGAATTGATGATATTCCTGTAGTCCGTGACTTCAAGGATGTATTTCCAAAAGAGCTTCCAGGCATGCCACCGAAAAGAGACGTGGACTTTTCAATCGATTTGGTGCCTcggacagggccaatttcaaaagccccTTATCTTATGGCTCCAAAGGAAATGGAAGAATTAAAGGTGCAATTAGAGGAGTTGTTAAAAAAGGGTTATATAGACCTAGCATCTCTCCCTGGGGAGCCCCGGTATTATTTGTGA